The Misgurnus anguillicaudatus chromosome 15, ASM2758022v2, whole genome shotgun sequence genome has a window encoding:
- the cyp1a gene encoding cytochrome P450 1A1: MALTVLPVLGPISVSESLVAIITICVAYLLMRLMRTKIPEGLQKLPGPKPLPIIGNVLEVGNNPHLSLTAMSKCYGPVFQIQIGMRPVVVLSGNEVIRQALLKQGDEFAGRPDLHSSKFISEGKSLAFSTDQVGVWRTRRKLALSALRTFATVKGESSEYSCALEEHISKEGLYLVERLNSVMKMEGSFDPFRYIVVSVANVICGICFGRRYGHDDDELLSLVNLSDEFGKVVGSGNPSDFIPFLRFLPSKTMKKFLDINARFSKLMQRLVTEHYDTFDKNNIRDITDSLIDHCEDRKLDENSNVQVSDEKIVGIVNDLFGAGFDTISTALSWAVVYLVAYPEIQERLHRELDEKIGKDRTPRLSDRPDLPLLESFILETFRHSSFLPFTIPHCTTKNTSLNGYFIPKDTCVFVNQWQVNRDPELWKDPSSFNPDRFLSADGTELNKVEGEKVLAFGLGKRRCIGESIGRAEVFLFLAILLQRFKFNSMPGEILDMTPEYGLTMKHKRCRLRVTPQPGFEVSGAAS, encoded by the exons ATGGCTTTGACAGTTCTGCCCGTGCTGGGCCCGATCTCTGTGTCCGAGAGTCTCGTGGCCATTATAACAATATGTGTGGCGTATCTCCTCATGCGCCTCATGCGCACTAAAATTCCAGAAGGACTCCAGAAGCTGCCGGGCCCGAAGCCACTTCCGATCATCGGTAACGTCCTGGAAGTGGGAAATAACCCCCATCTCAGCCTGACTGCCATGAGCAAGTGCTACGGCCCCGTCTTTCAAATCCAGATCGGCATGCGTCCCGTGGTGGTGCTCAGCGGCAACGAGGTCATCCGTCAGGCTCTCCTCAAACAGGGTGACGAATTTGCCGGTCGACCTGACCTGCACAGCTCAAAGTTCATCAGCGAAGGCAAGAGTCTGGCCTTCAGCACTGACCAGGTCGGCGTGTGGCGTACCCGCCGCAAACTGGCACTCAGTGCCCTGCGAACATTCGCCACAGTGAAGGGCGAAAGTTCAGAGTATTCGTGCGCTCTCGAAGAACACATCAGCAAAGAGGGGCTGTATCTGGTCGAAAGACTTAACAGCGTCATGAAGATGGAGGGTAGCTTCGATCCGTTCCGTTACATCGTGGTGTCCGTGGCCAATGTCATCTGCGGGATCTGTTTCGGCCGCCGCTACGGTCACGATGACGACGAGCTGTTGAGTTTGGTCAACTTGAGCGATGAGTTTGGAAAGGTCGTGGGTAGCGGCAACCCCTCCGATTTCATTCCATTCCTACGCTTCCTGCCCAGCAAAACAATGAAAAAGTTCCTGGATATCAATGCTCGATTCAGCAAATTAATGCAGAGACTCGTGACTGAGCATTATGACACTTTTGACAAG AACAACATCCGTGACATCACCGATTCTCTCATCGACCATTGTGAAGACAGAAAACTGGATGAGAACTCCAATGTTCAAGTCTCTGATGAGAAGATTGTGGGAATCGTCAATGATCTCTTTGGAGCTG GTTTTGACACTATTAGCACGGCTCTCTCCTGGGCTGTTGTGTATCTGGTTGCTTACCCTGAGATCCAGGAACGACTACACAGAGAGCTGG ATGAAAAGATCGGAAAGGACCGGACACCTCGTCTGTCAGACAGACCTGATCTGCCGCTGCTCGAGTCTTTTATTCTGGAGACCTTCAGGCATTCATCTTTCCTACCCTTCACCATTCCTCACTG CACCACTAAAAACACATCTCTGAATGGATACTTCATTCCCAAAGACACCTGCGTGTTTGTGAACCAGTGGCAGGTCAACCGTGACCC TGAACTGTGGAAGGATCCATCATCTTTCAACCCCGACCGATTCCTCAGCGCAGACGGTACAGAGCTGAATAAGGTGGAGGGTGAGAAGGTTTTGGCCTTCGGTTTGGGAAAGCGCCGCTGCATCGGAGAGTCAATCGGACGAGCCGAGGTCTTTCTGTTCCTGGCCATCCTGCTCCAGAGATTCAAGTTCAACAGTATGCCAGGAGAAATACTGGACATGACGCCGGAGTACGGCCTTACCATGAAACACAAGCGCTGTAGGCTGCGCGTCACACCGCAACCAGGGTTCGAAGTCAGTGGGGCTGCATCGTGA